In Indicator indicator isolate 239-I01 chromosome 16, UM_Iind_1.1, whole genome shotgun sequence, one genomic interval encodes:
- the KLHL25 gene encoding kelch-like protein 25, whose translation MSVSVHENRKSRTSTGSMNILLFHKASHPDCVLSHLNTLRKHCMFTDVTLWAGNRSFPCHRAVLAASSRYFEAMFSNGLRESLDDEVNFHDSLHPEVLELLLDFAYSSRIIINEENAESLLEAGDMLQFHDVRDAAAEFLEKNLHPSNCLGMMLLSDAHQCRRLYELSWRMCLVNFETVHKSEDFNNLSKDTLLDLISSDELEIEDEEKVFKAVIQWVKYDLDERKAYLPELLRNVRLALLPSECLKEALACEDLIMVDERNKLVLDEAIQCKKKILQNDGVVTSPCARPRKAGHTLLILGGQTFMCDKIYQVDHKAKEIIPKADLPSPRKEFSACAIGCKVYITGGRGSENGVSKDVWVYDTVHEEWSKAAPMLIARFGHGSAELENCLYVVGGHTAVAGVFPASPSVSLKQVEKYDPISNKWTMVAPLRDGVSNAAVVSARLKLFVFGGTSIHRDMVSKVQCYDPAENRWTIKAECPQPWRYTAAAVLGSQIFIMGGDTEFTAASAYRFDCEADQWTRIGDMTAKRMSCHALASGNKLYVVGGYFGTQRCKTLDCYDPTSDTWNCITTVPYSLIPTAFVSTWKHLPS comes from the coding sequence atGTCAGTCAGCGTCCATGAGAACCGCAAATCCCGGACCAGCACCGGCTCCATGAACATCCTGCTCTTCCACAAAGCTTCCCACCCAGACTGTGTCTTGTCCCACCTGAACACCCTGCGGAAGCACTGCATGTTCACTGATGTCACCCTTTGGGCAGGAAATAGGTCATTCCCCTGTCACcgagcagtgctggctgcctcCAGCAGGTACTTCGAAGCCATGTTTAGCAACGGCCTCCGCGAGAGCCTGGATGATGAAGTGAACTTCCATGACAGCCTCCAcccagaggtgctggagctgctgctggacttTGCTTACTCCTCTAGGATCATCATCAACGAGGAGAATGCCGAGTCCCTCCTGGAGGCGGGAGACATGCTGCAGTTCCACGATGTCCGAGACGCGGCAGCTGAGTTCCTGGAGAAGAACCTCCACCCTTCCAACTGCCTGGGCATGATGCTGCTCTCAGATGCTCACCAGTGCCGGCGGCTCTATGAGCTCTCCTGGAGGATGTGCCTGGTCAACTTTGAGACTGTTCACAAGAGCGAGGACTTTAACAACCTTTCCAAGGACACTCTGCTGGACCTCATCTCCAGCGATGAGCTGGAAATTGAGGATGAAGAAAAGGTCTTCAAGGCTGTTATCCAGTGGGTGAAATACGATCTGGATGAGCGGAAGGCTTATCTCCCAGAACTTCTGAGGAATGTTCGTCTGGCCTTGCTTCCTTCTGAATGCCTCAAGGAAGCCTTGGCTTGTGAGGACTTGATTATGGTGGATGAAAGGAACAAGCTTGTCTTGGACGAAGCCATTCAGTGCAAGAAGAAGATCCTCCAGAACGATGGGGTGGTCACCAGTCCCTGTGCCAGGCCTCGCAAAGCCGGGCACACCTTGCTGATCCTGGGAGGACAGACCTTCATGTGTGATAAGATCTACCAAGTGGATCACAAAGCGAAGGAAATTATCCCCAAAGCAGACCTGCCAAGCCCACGGAAGGAGTTCAGCGCCTGTGCCATTGGCTGCAAAGTCTACATCACCGGAGGCAGGGGCTCTGAGAACGGGGTCTCAAAGGACGTGTGGGTGTACGACACCGTTCACGAGGAGTGGTCCAAAGCTGCCCCCATGCTGATAGCTCGGTTCGGGCACGGCTCAGCCGAACTGGAAAACTGCCTCTACGTGGTCGGAGGACACACCGCGGTAGCTGGCGTCTTCCCCGCCTCGCCTTCCGTTTCCTTGAAGCAAGTAGAGAAGTACGATCCCATCTCCAACAAGTGGACCATGGTGGCTCCTTTGAGAGACGGAGTGAGCAACGCGGCGGTGGTGAGCGCCAGGCTGAAGCTCTTCGTGTTCGGTGGCACCAGCATTCACCGGGATATGGTGTCCAAAGTGCAGTGCTACGACCCGGCCGAGAACCGCTGGACGATCAAGGCCGAGTGCCCGCAGCCCTGGCGCTACACGGCGGCTGCCGTCCTGGGCAGCCAGATTTTCATCATGGGAGGGGACACGGAGTTCACGGCAGCCTCCGCCTACCGCTTCGACTGCGAGGCCGACCAGTGGACACGCATTGGTGACATGACGGCCAAGCGCATGTCCTGCCACGCCCTGGCCTCGGGCAACAAACTCTACGTGGTGGGGGGGTACTTTGGCACCCAGCGGTGCAAAACGCTGGACTGCTACGACCCCACCTCAGACACCTGGAACTGTATCACGACCGTGCCTTACTCGCTCATCCCCACAGCCTTCGTCAGCACCTGGAAGCACTTGCCGTCCTGA